A single genomic interval of Lathyrus oleraceus cultivar Zhongwan6 chromosome 7, CAAS_Psat_ZW6_1.0, whole genome shotgun sequence harbors:
- the LOC127108064 gene encoding protein E6, translated as MAPISKLLSFLFLTTLSFSLHIHARDSQFFSKVTHVNNNLNDRQVPNPNNNEQPLNKPQQQQQPVFIPETDNSYGLYGHESGLHPPTTTTSNNVVPNTYQSQDENNNYFTTFQKDSYTNNNKYPNEISDTKLTQTSYNNNNNNNNYDKYYYNNNKYASNELTNTKFPEEGYNSMENQNNKYYYNNNVAANDKYYFKTNGASNNNYNNVERQGMSDTRAMEGGKYFYDVNSEKYNPALFNGDSSKGVVNSENWYNKNGYFGNNNNVNSYENNKNSRNGYQNQEEFESDQEEFEP; from the coding sequence ATGGCTCCCATCTCAAAACTCCTCTCTTTCCTTTTCCTAACAACCCTTTCATTCTCTCTCCATATCCATGCCAGAGACAGTCAATTCTTCAGCAAAGTCACTCATGTCAACAACAATCTCAATGACAGACAAGTTCCCAATCCCAACAACAATGAACAACCATTAAACaaaccacaacaacaacaacaaccggTTTTCATCCCAGAAACTGATAACAGTTATGGCTTATACGGCCATGAATCTGGTCTACACCCTCCCACAACAACCACCTCAAACAATGTCGTTCCCAACACTTACCAATCACAAGATGAAAACAACAATTACTTCACCACCTTTCAGAAGGATTCTTATACCAACAACAACAAGTATCCAAATGAAATCAGTGACACAAAACTCACTCAAACTtcttacaacaacaacaataataacaacaattaCGACAAGTATTACTACAACAACAACAAGTATGCTTCTAATGAACTTACCAACACAAAGTTCCCAGAAGAAGGATACAACTCCATGGAAAACCAGAACAACAAATATTACTACAACAACAATGTTGCTGCTAATGACAAATACTACTTCAAAACCAATGGCGCTAGTAACAACAATTACAACAACGTTGAAAGACAAGGAATGAGTGACACAAGAGCTATGGAAGGTGGGAAATACTTTTACGATGTTAACTCTGAGAAATACAACCCAGCATTATTCAATGGAGACTCGTCTAAAGGAGTTGTCAACTCTGAGAATTGGTACAACAAAAACGGTTACTTTGGTAACAACAACAATGTGAACAGTTATGAGAATAACAAGAATTCTAGGAATGGTTATCAGAATCAAGAGGAGTTTGAGAGTGACCAAGAAGAATTTGAGCCTTGA